The following nucleotide sequence is from Nomascus leucogenys isolate Asia chromosome 13, Asia_NLE_v1, whole genome shotgun sequence.
GCAGCGCCCGCACCTCGCGCCCCAGCTCAGGCGGCGGAGAGCAGCGGCGAACAGAGCGGTGACGAGGACGACGCCTTcgagcagcggcggcggcggcgcgggccaGGGAGCGCGGCGGACGGGCGGCGGCGGCCGCGAGAGCAGCGGTCCCTGCGGCTCAGCATCAACGCGCGCGAGCGGCGGCGCATGCACGACCTAAACGACGCGTTGGACGGGCTGCGGGCGGTCATCCCCTACGCGCACAGCCCGTCGGTGCGCAAGCTCTCCAAGATCGCCACGCTGCTGCTCGCCAAGAACTATATCCTCATGCAGGCGCAGGCCCTGGACGAGATGCGGCGCCTGGTGGCCTTCCTCAACCAGGGCCAGGGCCTGGCCGCGCCCGTGGCCGCGCCCTTGACGCCCTTCGGCCAGGCCACTGTGTGCCCCTTCTCGGCAGGCGCCGCGCTGGGGCCCTGCCCTGACAAGTGCGCCGCCTTCTCCGGGACGCCCTCCGCGCTTTGCAAACACTGTCACGAGAAGCCGTGACCGCGCGGGCCCGCGCCCCTCCCGCACGCGTCCTCCGATCGCCCCTGTGACTGTCGCTCTGCCCGGACAGGAAAGGCCTAGAGGGACCCTGCAGACCGGGAGGAGGCGGCCCGACTTCGCTTCCAGCCTGTGCGCGGTGAACAGTTTGGCGCAGCGGGAAGCGCCAAGGCCGTCGGGGCGCGGGATTGAGCTCGAGAGCCGGACGCCGGACTCTGCGCCCGGGAACTCGCGGCACCCACTGGGTATTGTCGGGACCCAGCAAGTCTAGGAACGGG
It contains:
- the BHLHE23 gene encoding class E basic helix-loop-helix protein 23, whose protein sequence is MSIRPPGEPPSPGGAAMAELKSLSGDAYLALSHGYAAAAAGLAYAAARGPETAGGYGAPGPGGDLPAAPAPRAPAQAAESSGEQSGDEDDAFEQRRRRRGPGSAADGRRRPREQRSLRLSINARERRRMHDLNDALDGLRAVIPYAHSPSVRKLSKIATLLLAKNYILMQAQALDEMRRLVAFLNQGQGLAAPVAAPLTPFGQATVCPFSAGAALGPCPDKCAAFSGTPSALCKHCHEKP